One genomic region from Kwoniella dejecticola CBS 10117 chromosome 1, complete sequence encodes:
- a CDS encoding T-complex protein 1 subunit gamma, whose product MAMPGGVPVMVMNTGPERQSGRKAQTANIVAAKTVADVIRTCLGPKAMLKMILDPMGGILLTNDGHAILREIDVAHPAAKSMIELSRTQDEEVGDGTTSVIILAGEILAYSLPLLERHIHPVVIIRAFKQALNDALETISSISIPVDISSESEMMALIKTSIGTKFSSRWSDLMCSLALQAVQTVAVSAEAESGLVGGTSSSSTAEEKAAGGGLNIKTVDIKRYARVEKVPGGEIEESRVLSGVMINKDVTHPKMRRKIENPRIILLDCPLEYKKGESQTNIEIQKEEDWNRILQIEEEQIKNLCEKIIEFKPDLVFTEKGVSDLAQHYLLKANITSIRRVRKSDNNRIARAVGATIVNRVEDLRDSDVGTQCGLFHIEKLGDEYFTFLDQCKNPKACTILLRGPSKDILNEIDRNLADAMSVARNVVFNPILAPGGGATEMAISVALGEKAKLLPGVAGAPYKAIADALEVIPRTLVQNCGGNAIRTLTELRAKHAEGQHMFGVDGDTGKVTDMKDYGLLESASVKIQTLKTAIESATLLLRVDDIVSARRPGEEAGADGGVQTMGGEDGPGGEMPEM is encoded by the exons ATGGCCATGCCTGGAGGAGTACCCGTCATGGTGATGA ACACCGGGCCTGAGCGTCAATCAGGTCGAAAAGCTCAAACTGCCAATATCGTAGCtgccaag ACCGTTGCCGATGTTATCAGGACGTGTCTTGGACCCAAGGCaatgttgaagatgatcttaGATCCTATGGGTGGTATATT ACTGACCAATGATGGTCATGCTATCCTTCGGGAAATTGATGTAGCTCATCCAGCTGCCAAATCAATGATTGAGCTATCGAGAACtcaggatgaggaagttggagaCGGTACAACCAGTGTGATCATCCTTG CTGGTGAAATCCTTGCATACTCTTTACCGTTACTGGAAAGGCATATCCACCCAGTGGTTATCATCCGAGCGTTCAAACAAGCCCTAAACGATGCTCTGGagaccatctcatccatctctATCCCGGTCGACATCTCCTCCGAGTCTGAAATGATGGCTTTGATCAAGACCTCCATCGGGACCAAGTTCTCTTCCAGATGGTCCGATTTGATGTGTTCATTGGCTTTACAAGCAGTCCAAACTGTCGCTGTATCCGCAGAGGCTGAGAGCGGTTTAGTCGGCGgaacatcctcatcgtcgaccGCCGAGGAGAAAGCAGCTGGGGGAGGCTTGAATATCAAGACGGTAGATATCAAGAGATACGCAAGAGTCGAGAAAGTGCCAGGAGGGGAAATCGAGGAATCGAGAGTGTTGTCGGGAGTCATGATAAATAAAGATGTGACCCACCCGAAGATGCGAAGAAAGATCGAGAACCCCCGAATAATCTTACTGGATTGTCCGTTAGAATACAAGAAAGGTGAATCGCAGACCAACATTGAGAtccagaaggaggaagattggaatAGAATTTTACagattgaagaggaacagaTCAAGAACCTGTGTGAGAAGATTATAGAATTCAAACCTGATTTGGTATTCACCGAGAAGGGTGTATCGG ATCTCGCTCAACACTACCTTCTTAAAGCCAACATCACGTCCATTCGACGAGTCAGGAAGTCGGATAACAACCGTATCGCCCGAGCTGTCGGAGCTACTATCGTCAACCGAGTAGAGGATTTGAGAGACAGCGATGTTGGTACGCAGTGTGGTCTATTCCATATCGAGAAGTTGGGAGACGA ATACTTTACTTTCCTCGATCAATGCAAAAACCCTAAAGCGTGCACGATCCTACTCCGAGGTCCCTCCAAGGACATCCTCAATGAGATCGACCGAAACTTGGCAGACGCCATGTCAGTCGCGCGAAACGTCGTGTTCAACCCTATCTTGGCTCCTGGTGGAGGTGCTACCGAGATGGCCATCTCTGTCGCTTTGGGAGAAAAGGCGAAACTTTTACCTGGTGTGGCCGGTGCGCCTTACAAGGCTATTGCCGATGCGCTTGAAGTGATCCCAAGGACGTTGGTGCAGAACTGCGGTGGAAATGCGATCAGGACCCTGACCGAGCTGAGG GCTAAACATGCTGAAGGTCAACATATGTTCGGTGTGGATGGAGATACGGGTAAAGTGACGGATATGAAAGACTATGGACTATTGGAATCTGCTTCAGTCAAGATCCAGACACTGAAAACTGCcattgag TCTGCGACTCTCTTGCTCCGTGTGGATGATATCGTATCTGCTCGTAGACCGGGAGAAGAAGCCGGTGCTGATGGTGGAGTGCAGACTatgggcggagaagatggacCTGGCGGTGAGATGCCTGAGATGTAA
- a CDS encoding mitochondrial 37S ribosomal protein uS19m — MHPTSLVLRRSTWKGPFFTAFPSLSQHLKSNTPIFTKSRSCTIVPNFVGLKFMIYNGKDYLPITVTEEMVGHKLGEFASTRKAWSYR, encoded by the exons ATGCATCCGACATCACTAGTTCTCCGAAGATCCACTTGGAAAG GTCCCTTCTTCACTGCCTTTCCATCCTTATCGCAACACCTCAAATCGAATACTCCAATCTTCACCAAATCGCGATCATGCACCATCGTCCCAAACTTCGTAGGACTGAAATTCATGATTTACAACGGAAAAGATTATCTGCCGATAACGGTCACGGAGGAGATGGTGGGACACAAGTTGGGGGAATTTGCCAGTACGAGAAAAGCCTGGAGTTATAGGTGA
- a CDS encoding 60S ribosomal protein uL3, translating to MSHRKYEEPRHGSLAFLPRKRAARHRGRCKAFPKDDPKKPVHLTATMGYKAGMTHIVRDLDRPGSKMHKREVVEAVTVLETPPIVVVGVVGYVETPRGLRSLTTVWAEHLSDEVKRRFYKNWYRSKKKAFTRYTKKHTENNGQSVTRELERIKKYCTVVRVLAHTQISKTGLSQKKAHLMEIQVNGGSVADKVDFAKNNFEKTVEVGSIFEQDEPIDIIGVTKGHGYEGVTARWGTSKLPRKTHRGLRKVACIGAWHPSKVMFSVARAGQRGYHSRTSINHKIYRIANGSSGSSGSTDFDLTKKDITPMGGFVRYGIVKNDFVMIKGTCAGPVKRILTLRKALRTHTSRAHTEKVQLKFIDTSSNFGHGRFQDAAEKNAFLGQLKIKSDA from the exons ATGTCTCACCGAAAATACGAGGAACCTCGTCACGGTTCGCTTGCTTTCT TGCCAAGAAAGCGAGCTGCCCGACACAGAGGAAGATGTAAGGCTTTCCCCAAG GACGACCCCAAGAAGCCCGTCCACCTCACCGCCACCATGGGTTACAAGGCCGGtatgactcacatcgtccGAGACCTCGACCGACCTGGATCCAAGATGCACAAGCGAGAAGTCGTTGAGGCCGTCACTGTCCTCGAGACTCCTCCTATCGTCGTCGTTGGTGTTGTCGGTTACGTAGAGACCCCTCGAGGATTGAGATCTTTGACTACCGTCTGGGCTGAGCACTTGTCTGACGAAGTTAAGAGACGATTCTACAA GAACTGGTACcgaagcaagaagaaggctttcaCCAGATACACCAAGAAGCACACTGAGAACAACGGTCAATCCGTCACTCGAGAATTGGAGAGAATCAAGAAATACTGTACCGTCGTTCGAGTTCTCGCCCACACCCAAATCTCCAAGACTGGTCTCTCGCAAAAGAAGGCTCACTTGATGGAGATCCAAGTCAACGGTGGTTCCGTCGCTGACAAGGTCGACTTCGCCAAGAACAACTTCGAGAAGACCGTCGAAGTCGGTTCCATCTTCGAACAAGATGAGCCAATTGACATCATCGGTGTTACCAAGGGTCACGGATACGAGGGTGTTACTGCTCGATGGGGTACTTCCAAACTTCCCAGAAAGAC TCACCGAGGTCTCCGAAAGGTCGCTTGTATCGGTGCTTGGCATCCATCCAAGGTGATGTTCTCGGTTGCCCGAGCTGGTCAACGAGGATACCACTCCCgaacatcgatcaaccaCAAGATCTACCGAATCGCCAACGGATCTTCTGGTTCATCCGGTTCCAccgacttcgacttgacCAAGAAGGACATCACCCCCATGGGTGGTTTCGTCCGATACGGTATCGTCAAGAACGACTTCGTCATGATCAAGGGAACCTGTGCCGGACCAGTCAAGAGAATCCTCACTCTCCGAAAAGCCCTCCGAACCCACACTTCCAGAGCTCACACCGAAAAAGTCCAACTCAAGTTCATCGATACCTCGTCCAACTTCGGTCACGGTAGATTCCAAGATGCCGCTGAGAAGAACGCTTTCCTTGGTCAACTTAAGATCAAGTCTGATGCTTAA